Proteins from a single region of Allocatelliglobosispora scoriae:
- a CDS encoding MDR family MFS transporter, translated as MSTAATPMPAARMSHREILEALSGLLLVLFVAMISSTIVSTALPRILGELNGTQTQYTWVVTATLLAATATTPIWGRLADMFDKKLLVQIAIGIFVIGSLLSGFAQDSGQIIAARAFQGIGVGGLQALVQIVIAAMIPPRERGRYNGYLGGVMAIATLAGPLLGGLIVDTSWLGWRWCFFIGVPIAVLAFGLLQKTLRLPAGRRAAGPIDYLGAALIAIGVSVLLIWVSFVDSSFDWLSWQTFAMVLPGLAILAAAVRVEKRAAQPVVPLDVIKQRTPALAIVASLAVGMAMFGGAVFLGQYFQIGRGYSPTESGLLTMPLMLGVFLSSTVSGQLVTRTGKVKPFIVTGAIILVLGFASLSFVDHQTSLGALAVGMLLVGAGVGMTMQNLVLAVQNTAALKDLGAATGAVTFFRSLGGTIGVSVLGAVLAHRVQTTIAAHLAERGIPAGSGGGSLNINALPAAAQTVVREAYGDATGHIFLISAAIGVVGVIAALLLPSITLRSSLDTPAALPEAEPALAAQA; from the coding sequence AGCCATCGCGAGATCCTGGAGGCACTCAGCGGCCTCCTGCTCGTGCTCTTCGTCGCCATGATCAGCTCCACCATCGTCTCCACCGCCCTGCCGAGGATCCTCGGCGAGCTCAACGGCACCCAGACGCAGTACACGTGGGTGGTGACGGCGACGCTGCTCGCCGCGACCGCGACGACGCCGATCTGGGGGCGCCTCGCCGACATGTTCGACAAGAAGCTGCTGGTCCAGATCGCGATCGGCATCTTCGTCATCGGCTCGCTGCTCAGCGGCTTCGCCCAGGACTCCGGCCAGATCATCGCCGCCCGCGCGTTCCAGGGCATCGGCGTCGGCGGCCTGCAGGCGCTGGTCCAGATCGTCATCGCGGCGATGATCCCGCCACGCGAGCGCGGGCGCTACAACGGCTACCTCGGCGGTGTCATGGCGATCGCGACCCTCGCCGGTCCGCTGCTCGGCGGCCTCATCGTGGACACCTCGTGGCTGGGGTGGCGGTGGTGCTTCTTCATCGGCGTACCCATCGCGGTGTTGGCCTTCGGGCTTTTGCAGAAGACGCTGCGCCTGCCCGCGGGCAGGCGCGCGGCCGGACCCATCGACTACCTCGGCGCCGCGCTGATCGCGATCGGCGTGAGCGTGCTGCTGATCTGGGTCTCCTTTGTGGACAGCTCGTTCGACTGGCTGTCGTGGCAGACCTTCGCGATGGTCCTGCCCGGCCTCGCGATCCTCGCCGCCGCCGTCCGGGTCGAGAAGCGGGCCGCGCAGCCGGTCGTGCCGCTCGACGTGATCAAGCAGCGCACCCCGGCCCTCGCCATCGTCGCGAGCCTCGCGGTGGGCATGGCGATGTTCGGCGGCGCGGTCTTCCTGGGGCAGTATTTCCAGATCGGCCGGGGTTACAGCCCCACCGAGTCCGGGCTGCTGACGATGCCGCTCATGCTCGGGGTCTTCCTCTCCTCGACCGTCTCCGGGCAGCTCGTCACCCGCACCGGCAAGGTCAAGCCCTTCATCGTCACCGGCGCGATCATCCTGGTCCTCGGCTTCGCCAGCCTCTCCTTCGTCGACCACCAGACCTCCCTCGGCGCGCTCGCGGTCGGCATGCTGCTCGTCGGCGCGGGCGTCGGCATGACGATGCAGAACCTCGTGCTCGCCGTGCAGAACACCGCGGCGCTGAAGGACCTGGGTGCGGCGACCGGCGCGGTCACCTTCTTCCGCTCGCTCGGCGGCACGATCGGCGTCTCGGTCCTCGGCGCGGTCCTCGCCCACCGGGTCCAGACGACGATCGCCGCGCACCTCGCCGAGCGGGGCATCCCGGCCGGGAGCGGCGGCGGCTCGCTCAACATCAACGCGCTGCCCGCGGCGGCGCAGACCGTCGTGCGGGAGGCATACGGCGACGCCACCGGCCACATCTTCCTGATCTCCGCCGCGATCGGCGTCGTCGGGGTGATCGCGGCGCTGCTGCTGCCCTCGATCACGCTGCGGTCCAGCCTCGACACCCCCGCCGCCCTGCCCGAGGCCGAACCGGCGCTCGCCGCGCAGGCCTGA
- a CDS encoding universal stress protein has translation METSAAEHYGPAAAWHPFERGTDGPRVIMVGVDGSPTSERAAAYAAGMARRQRCRLVVVFVGTPASFINAIYAETAATLISTYDELAEALRKDVRRTAEEMGVPTTFIVCRGDAFTELRSQADRHKADLLVVGASAQAGHRFVGSVAAKLVKLGRWPVVVVP, from the coding sequence GTGGAGACCTCGGCCGCCGAGCACTACGGCCCGGCGGCCGCCTGGCACCCCTTCGAGCGCGGCACCGACGGGCCGCGCGTCATCATGGTCGGCGTGGACGGCAGCCCCACTTCGGAACGGGCCGCCGCCTACGCCGCGGGCATGGCCCGGCGCCAGCGCTGCCGGCTCGTCGTCGTCTTCGTGGGTACGCCGGCCAGCTTCATCAACGCCATCTACGCCGAGACGGCGGCGACGCTGATCAGCACGTATGACGAGCTCGCCGAGGCCCTGCGCAAGGACGTCCGGCGGACCGCCGAGGAGATGGGAGTGCCGACGACCTTCATCGTGTGCCGGGGCGACGCGTTCACCGAACTGCGGAGCCAGGCCGATCGCCACAAGGCGGATCTGCTCGTCGTGGGCGCCTCGGCACAGGCCGGGCACCGGTTCGTCGGGTCGGTCGCCGCCAAGCTCGTCAAGCTGGGGCGCTGGCCCGTGGTGGTGGTGCCGTGA